A window from Pseudomonas sp. Tri1 encodes these proteins:
- a CDS encoding circularly permuted type 2 ATP-grasp protein: MIRTGFDEMYDADGQVRPHYRAFARWLAETPDELLAQRRREADLLFHRAGITFTLYGDEQGTERLIPFDTIPRSIPASEWRVVERGCIQRVKALNMFLADLYHEQRIIRAGIIPAEQVLANEQYQLAMQGLDLHRDIYAHICGVDLVRDGDGTYYVLEDNLRTPSGVSYMLEDRKMMMRLFPELFAVQRIAPIDHYPNLLLDTLKSASPLDDPSVVVLTPGRFNSAFFEHAFLAREMGVELVEGADLFVRDDKVFMRTTDGPKAVDVIYRRLDDAFLDPLAFNPDSMLGVPGLLSSYRSGNVVLANAIGTGVADDKSVYPFVTDMIRFYLDEEPILKNVPTWQCRNPAELSHVLANLPNLVVKETQGSGGYGMLVGPASTTAQIDAFRERIKAKPHAYIAQPTLSLSTCPTFVENGIAPRHIDLRPFVLSGRETRVVPGGLTRVALREGSLVVNSSQGGGTKDTWVVED; encoded by the coding sequence ATGATTCGCACTGGTTTTGACGAAATGTACGACGCCGATGGCCAGGTCCGCCCGCATTATCGGGCATTTGCCCGGTGGCTGGCCGAAACGCCTGACGAACTTCTGGCACAGCGGCGGCGCGAAGCCGACCTGTTGTTTCACCGCGCCGGGATTACCTTCACGCTCTACGGGGACGAGCAGGGGACAGAGCGCCTGATCCCTTTCGACACCATCCCGCGCAGCATCCCTGCCAGTGAATGGCGGGTCGTCGAACGTGGCTGCATCCAGCGAGTCAAGGCGCTGAACATGTTCCTGGCCGACCTCTACCACGAGCAACGCATCATCCGCGCCGGCATTATTCCGGCCGAGCAGGTGCTGGCCAACGAGCAATATCAATTGGCGATGCAAGGTCTGGATCTGCACCGCGATATCTATGCCCACATTTGCGGTGTCGACCTGGTGCGCGACGGTGACGGTACGTACTACGTGCTTGAGGATAATCTTCGTACGCCCAGCGGCGTCAGCTACATGCTGGAAGATCGCAAGATGATGATGCGCCTGTTTCCCGAACTGTTTGCTGTCCAGCGTATCGCTCCGATTGATCATTATCCCAACCTACTGCTCGACACCCTGAAAAGCGCCAGTCCGCTGGATGACCCCAGCGTCGTGGTGCTCACTCCGGGGCGCTTCAACAGTGCGTTCTTCGAGCACGCGTTCCTGGCCCGGGAGATGGGGGTGGAGCTGGTAGAGGGCGCTGACCTGTTCGTGCGCGATGACAAGGTATTCATGCGCACCACCGACGGGCCGAAAGCGGTGGATGTGATCTATCGTCGCCTCGACGATGCGTTCCTCGACCCGCTGGCCTTCAATCCGGATTCGATGCTTGGGGTGCCGGGGCTGTTGTCGTCCTACCGTTCCGGCAACGTGGTGTTGGCCAACGCCATCGGCACGGGCGTGGCGGACGACAAGTCGGTGTACCCGTTCGTTACCGACATGATCCGTTTTTACCTGGACGAAGAACCGATCCTGAAGAACGTTCCTACGTGGCAGTGTCGTAATCCTGCTGAGCTTTCCCATGTGCTGGCGAATCTCCCGAACCTGGTGGTCAAGGAAACCCAGGGCTCCGGTGGCTACGGGATGCTGGTGGGGCCGGCGTCGACGACGGCGCAGATCGATGCCTTCCGCGAGCGAATCAAGGCCAAGCCGCACGCCTACATCGCCCAGCCGACGCTGTCACTCTCGACGTGTCCGACCTTTGTCGAAAATGGCATCGCCCCGCGCCACATCGACTTGCGCCCGTTTGTGCTGTCCGGTCGGGAAACCCGTGTGGTCCCGGGCGGCCTGACCCGGGTGGCGTTGCGTGAAGGGTCGCTGGTGGTGAA